A single genomic interval of Hemibagrus wyckioides isolate EC202008001 linkage group LG13, SWU_Hwy_1.0, whole genome shotgun sequence harbors:
- the neurl4 gene encoding neuralized-like protein 4 isoform X5: MAAELHPRSGKLIGLSNSNRTAQRNQPVQEFNHGLVLSREPLRDRDVFTVRIDKKVNSWSGSIEIGVTALDPAALDFPSSATGLKGGSWIVSGCSVLKDGRSVLEEYGRDLDQLGEGDRVGIQRNGRGELHLWVNGQDCGPAASGLPSRLWAVVDLYGKCTQVTVVSCEPPADTGNEEREELEEGEADRAASTAASPAALMPDHEDRTGGVALPAVPAIAGVVNGSAEDAPEVTRGHRHGRPDKFPNNFDPDTVLTEHQLFDVFNNAIVSLYRSEDEGADDSGLGGVGGSGGSSDSSRGGTGSSNGSRERGNENGVGGRAEGGGNNNNNLSGGGGGSGAGTAVSNSGMTTNDALLFHEKCGTLIKLSNNNKTAERRRPLDEFNNGVVMTNRPLRHNEMFEIRIDKLVDKWSGSIEIGVTTHNPNNLDYPATMTNLRSGTIMMSGCGILTNGKGTRREYCEFSLDELQEGDHIGLMRKASGALHFYINGIDQGVAANQTPGVVYGVVDLYGMAVKVTIVHNHNHSDRLRRNNAIMRALSPDVGRPRPALSLTPDPEAPDRLLFHPNCGQKAAIIGDGRTALRPHATDDFNHGVVLSNRPLHSNEVFQVRIDKMVDKWAGSIEIGVTTHNPAYLQLPSTMTNLRSGTWMMTGNGVMHNGTTILDEYGHNLDRLKAGDTVGVVRKDDGSLHFFVNGVPQGPAAWNVPPSVYAVVDLYGQAAQATIMDDMADLPPLPDDSSEGPVAMSPGSPCSVTGVSASSDLRFHHLHGTNAVITNGGRTALRQNCRSEFNDAIVISNRCLRDGELFEIVIQKMVDRWSGSIEAGVTAIRPEELEFPNTMTDIDYDTWMLSGTAIMQDGNTMRNNYGCDLDSLGTGSRIGMMRSASGDLHYYINGVDQGVACTGLPPDVYAVIDLYGQCVQVSITSSSGPLDNSLCTSNITEKSFPIHSPVAGVAHRLHNKHGKNVVLLGDGCQAVRVGGYSHAIVFSAKELKTDELFEVKINEVDERWSGSLHIGLTTLQPPELPSCPLSGLSPSLTQLRSKVTWLLAGSEVRRNGMLQRQNFGCSLDRLTVGNRVGVKRCSDDTMHIFIDGEDMGPAATAVAKNVYAVLDLYGKVTAVSIVSSTLAEDTDSVKASSLSSDSCSEGEDESTPCESESAMVPVAMSFLENHGKNIQLSNQNLTAARVSSYNQGLLVTAHALPRQQLFQFQIDRLNTSWTSSLSLGVIGHSPDRLNFPSTACCLKRSVWLLQRDSVFHNSLKICENYGPNLDTCPEGTVLGLLVDTNGCLHLYVNGMDQGVAAQDIPSPCYPIIDLYGQCEQVTIVTSHMEAVGAESGDVCCQGDMEKADMVDGIKESVCWTPPPEVNPNKTCEYQALCSRFKDLLTLPDGYFNEDAKYNLCYCESCHKLRGDEAYYKHGEPPRDYALPFGWCRFALRIKPHCDVSNTYKKWHIAYHGTSVGSLRRTLDHSQILPPDSSPVFSATPVKVEGHGSYSEPEENSAPEREIPRVHLSPTMRYSGLEVFAPKVQFRDPRSLRCHQAQVGFQVCVRPGSYKVGPQSLGISEPLDPRFNNTEIEWITKEKGGTLLYGLLIRVE; encoded by the exons GTGAACTCGTGGAGTGGCTCTATAGAGATTGGCGTGACGGCGCTGGATCCGGCCGCTCTCGACTTCCCCAGCAGCGCGACGGGGCTGAAGGGCGGCTCGTGGATCGTGTCCGGCTGCTCCGTGCTGAAGGACGGACGCTCGGTTCTGGAGGAATACGGGCGTGACCTGGACCAGCTAGGCGAAGGCGACCGCGTCGGGATCCAGCGGAACGGCCGGGGAGAGCTGCACCTGTGGGTGAACGGGCAGGACTGTGGTCCGGCGGCCAGCGGGCTGCCCTCGCGCCTGTGGGCTGTAGTGGACCTCTACGGCAAGTGCACCCAGGTCACCGTGGTCAGCTGCGAGCCTCCGGCGGACACAGGGAACGAAGAGCGGGAGGAGTTAGAGGAGGGAGAGGCGGACAGGGCAGCGTCTACGGCGGCGTCTCCGGCTGCTCTCATGCCGGATCATGAGGACAGAACAGGGGGCGTGGCTTTACCCGCCGTTCCTGCTATAGCTGGCGTGGTGAACGGCTCGGCTGAGGATG CGCCTGAAGTTACACGAGGACACAGACACGGACGACCGGACAAATTCCCAAATAACTTCGATCCAGACACCG tcctCACGGAGCACCAGTTATTTGACGTGTTCAACAACGCCATCGTGTCACTGTACCGTTCGGAAGACGAGGGTGCAGACGACTCGGGTTTAGGAGGTGTGGGCGGTTCAGGAGGAAGTTCAGACTCCTCCAGAGGGGGAACAGGAAGCAGTAACGGATCTCGAGAACGAGGAAACGAGAATGGCGTCGGAGGTCGAGCAGAGGGTGGGggcaacaacaataacaacctgtcaggaggaggaggaggaagtgggGCGGGGACGGCGGTAAGCAACAGTGGGATGACCACCAACGACGCGCTGCTGTTCCATGAGAAGTGCGGCACGCTGATTAAACtgagcaacaacaacaagacGGCCGAGAGGAGGAGACCGCTGGACGAGTTCAACAATGGTGTGGTCATGACCAACCGCCCGCTCAGACACAACGagatgtttgag ATTCGTATTGATAAACTGGTGGATAAATGGTCCGGATCCATTGAGATCGGAGTCACGACCCACAACCCCAACAATCTGGATTATCCTGCGACGATGACCAACTTACGCTCAG GAACCATCATGATGAGCGGCTGTGGGATTTTGACCAACGGAAAGGGCACACGTAGGGAGTACTGTGAGTTCAGCTTGGATGAGCTTCAG GAAGGGGATCATATCGGGTTGATGAGGAAAGCCAGCGGCGCTTTACACTTCTACATCAACGGCATTGACCAAG GCGTAGCTGCTAACCAAACCCCGGGTGTGGTGTACGGTGTAGTGGACCTCTATGGCATGGCAGTAAAAGTCACCATCGTCCACAATCACAACCACAGCGACCGTTTACGGCGCAACAACGCCATCATGAGAGCTCTATCGCCCGATGTGGGCCGACCCCGACCCGCCCTCTCGCTCACCCCCGACCCAGAAGCTCCGGACCGGCTTCTCTTCCACCCCAACTGTGGGCAGAAAGCGGCCATCATCGGCGACGGCAGGACGGCACTGCGACCTCA CGCAACAGACGACTTTAATCACGGAGTTGTGCTCAGCAATCGCCCACTGCACTCCAATGAAGTGTTCCAGGTGCGCATCGACAAGATGGTGGACAAGTGGGCGGGGTCTATTGAGATCGGCGTGACCACGCATAACCCTGCCTACCTACAGCTACCGTCCACCATGACCAACCTGCGCTCAG GGACATGGATGATGACGGGGAATGGAGTAATGCACAACGGAACCACGATACTAGACGAGTACGGACACAACCTGGACCGACTAAAA gctGGAGACACTGTCGGCGTGGTGCGGAAAGATGATGGCAGCCTGCACTTCTTCGTGAACGGGGTTCCCCAGGGGCCGGCAGCCTGGAACGTACCGCCCAGTGTTTACGCCGTAGTGGACCTGTACGGTCAGGCGGCTCAGGCAACCATCATGGATGACATGG ctGACCTTCCTCCTCTCCCAGACGACAGCTCCGAGGGTCCAGTTGCCATGTCCCCCGGCAGCCCGTGTTCTGTCACCGGAGTCAGTGCGTCCAGTGACCTGCGCTTCCATCATCTGCACGGCACCAACGCTGTCATCACCAATGGCGGCCGCACAGCTCTCCGACAGAACTGCCGCAGCGAGTTCAACGACGCTATCGTCATCTCCAACAG gTGCCTTCGTGATGGTGAGTTGTTTGAGATTGTGATTCAGAAGATGGTGGATCGCTGGTCAGGATCAATAGAGGCAG gAGTGACTGCAATCAGACCAGAGGAACTGGAGTTCCCCAACACGATGACGGACATCGATTATGATACctggatgctgag CGGCACTGCGATCATGCAGGACGGGAACACCATGAGGAATAACTACGGCTGTGATCTGGACTCCCTGGGGACCGGCTCCAGGATCGGAATGATGCGTTCAGCCTCCGGAGATCTTCACTACTACATAAACGGAGTGGACCAGGGCGTGGCGTGTACCGGGTTGCCACCAG acGTGTATGCTGTGATTGATCTGTATGgtcagtgtgttcaggtgtCCATCACTAGCTCATCTGGTCCTCTTGACAACAGCCTGTGTACCAGTAACATCACAGAGAAGAGTTTCCCAATACACTCAccag TGGCAGGAGTGGCTCATCGTCTGCACAACAAGCACGGGAAGAACGTGGTGCTGCTCGGGGACGGCTGCCAGGCGGTCAGGGTGGGAGGGTATTCTCACGCCATCGTGTTTAGTGCAAAGGAGCTCAAGACGGATGAACTGTTCGAG GTTAAGATCAACGAGGTCGATGAGCGGTGGTCCGGATCGCTCCACATAGGCTTGACCACCCTGCAGCCCCCAGAACTACCGTCCTGCCCCCTCAGTGGCCTGTCCCCCTCCCTCACTCAGCTCAGGTCGAAGGTCACCTGGCTGCTGGCCGGGTCAGAAGTCAGACGCAACGGCATGCTGCAGAGACAAAACTTCGGCTGCTCGCTTGACAGACTGACG GTGGGGAACCGAGTGGGTGTGAAGAGATGCAGCGATGACACAATGCACATTTTTATCGATGGAGAGGACATGGGACCTGCGGCTACCGCTGTGGctaag aatgtATACGCAGTGCTGGACCTTTATGGGAAGGTGACGGCCGTGTCCATTGTCAGCTCCACTCTGGCGGAGGACACAGACAGCGTGAAGGCTTCGTCTCTCTCCTCGGACAGCTGCAGTGAAGGAGAGGACGAGTCCACACCG TGCGAGAGCGAGTCTGCCATGGTTCCCGTGGCGATGTCCTTTCTGGAGAATCATGGGAAAAATATCCAGCTGTCCAATCAGAACCTGACGGCCGCTCGAGTGTCAAGTTATAACCAGGGCCTGCTGGTCACAGCACATGCACTGCCTCGCCAGCAGCTCTTCcag TttcagatagacagactgaaCACGTCGTGGAcgtcgtctctctctctgggtgtgaTCGGTCACTCTCCAGATCGCCTCAACTTCCCTTCCACGGCCTGCTGCCTTAAACGCTCCGTCTGGCTGCTGCAGCGAGACTCCGTCTTCCACAACTCACTGAAG aTCTGTGAGAACTATGGGCCAAACTTGGACACGTGTCCTGAGGGGACAGTGCTGGGTCTGCTGGTGGACACTAATGGCTGTCTCCACCTGTATGTGAATGGGATGGACCAGGGCGTGGCAGCGCAGGACATCCCAAGCCCCTGCTACCCAATAATCGACCTGTACGGCCAATGTGAACAG gttACCATAGTGACCAGCCACATGGAGGCCGTGGGGGCGGAGAGCGGAGACGTGTGCTGCCAAGGTGACATGGAGAAAGCAGACATGGTGGACG GGATAAAGGAGAGTGTGTGCTGGACTCCTCCCCCTGAGGTGAACCCCAACAAGACGTGCGAGTACCAGGCGCTCTGCTCCAGGTTTAAGGATCTGCTCACTCTGCCTG atggtTACTTTAATGAGGATGCTAAGTATAACCTTTGTTACTGTGAGTCCTGCCATAAGCTGCGTGGTGATGAGGCTTATTATAAACACGGCGAGCCGCCGCGGGACTACGCTCTGCCCTTCGGCTGGTGCCGCTTTGCTCTGCG gatcAAGCCGCACTGTGACGTATCAAACACCTATAAGAAGTGGCACATCGCGTATCACGGAACAAGTGTGGGATCCCTGCGCCGCACACTGGACCACAGCCAGATTCTACCAC CAGACTCATCACCCGTGTTCTCGGCGACCCCGGTGAAGGTCGAGGGTCACGGCAGCTACAGCGAACCCGAGGAGAACAGCGCCCCCGAGAGGGAGATCCCCCGTGTGCACCTCTCCCCCACCATGCGCTACTCCGGCCTCGAGGTCTTCGCCCCTAAAGTGCA ATTCCGAGATCCTCGCTCACTGCGCTGTCATCAGGCCCAGGTGGGCTTCCAGGTGTGTGTACGTCCCGGCTCCTACAAGGTCGGCCCTCAGTCTCTGGGCATCAGCGAGCCGCTGGATCCCAGATTCAACAACACGGAGATCGAGTGGATCACCAAGGAGAAAGGAGGAACCCTGCTGTACGGCCTGCTCATCCGTGTGGAgtga